The sequence ttctctctctcattccatcaattttttcactatttttttaataatttaattattttataaatgtcatcaaatttgattcatgaaaaaataatcaatatgtatcttaaatttaatatagtataaaaatcatcaaaaattaatttaaaatgaataagttatgaaaaattaagatattttattttctgtctcttcattaaaaatatagtacaactttttatttatgtttatgtatgaacatatttattatgattaataatactatataataatatgcataatgaaaattctcattatcgaataatttttaaatttatttaataactataatatcaatacactttgtataaattagaaatttatattttttaattctgaattttattgagtaattgatgtgaattattatattttaattttaaaacatattttgtatttttgatttttattatttttatttatttaattatttatttgaatttgttgtttaattttgatgtcCATCGTGCATGGCACGAATGAGCGTATACTAGTGTTTATTAAATAAGTAGAATTCAAGCATCTATAGATATATTATAGACGGGTTTTAATAATTAGCGGATATTATATACAGGTTCGGGACACGAACAAgttgtaaaattattatatcaTAACAATAtaataaatgatattatttaaataatggATATTACTATACGTTATTGAAATATGAATGAACAGaagattcattttttaattgaatttgacATGAAATTTGGGAcgagtatataaattataactggatataaatatataaatttgtaacaatttatatttataaaattaaacggGTTGCGGTCATTAATCAAATTTGAGACTGAGTACGAGTATATACATTTTAGACGGGTGGTACGAACATTTATCGACATACATTCGTggattatttaaattatttgggtATGATTAATATACATTCTTGACGGATACAGACATTTATCAATATGCctgcatgattttttttctatttttttaatttcttattttagtataataattattagggttaagtaccaaattccccctatcgatggcgtccctatcgcgtacaagaccctatagtcagggtaagcacTGTTTACtgcctcaacgtggcaaaatcgaaccaaattCCCCCCGCCTTTTAATGGACACTAACGCTGTTAGAAATTTTTCGTTTTTAATTATGGTGGGCTCTAGctcgctttctctctctctcaattccggCGAGGGTCACCACCGTTCGCCTCGTCTCTCCCTTTCTTCTCCGGCGGCAGGCAACCAACGCCAGCCTAAAGGTCGCCGcataaaattcataaattgCAGAGAAGATTTTCCAAAATTTCAGAAATGAACGAGAAAATTTTTCTAGAAATTGCAGAGAAGGTTTTCACCATTTTCAgtcaaaaataaacaaaagatctaagctaaaaaaattgaaaattcaccATTTTCAGCAAAAAATAAATGAGCTTGACGACTGGAAAAACACGAAATCTGAGCGAGATTCAGAAAATCCACAGCCAAATTAACTATAGAATCTACTCATCCTCTAAAATTAGCTCCAGATCTACACAAAAATCAGATTTAATTCGAAGAAAAAGGCTTCAGATCCTTCGAAATTAGCTTCAGATCTCCTTGTCGGTGGTGGCTACAACGAGGAGCTTGCGGACGAGTGgggggagaagagagagagagagtggagtggGTTTCAAGGAGGGGTAGATGGGGGTTTTGCAGCAGACGAAGATTCGACCGCAGTGATAGCCGTGGGTGGAGGCTGCGGCGGGAGCGAGAGGGGAGGAGGTGGTGCTGGTGCTGGTGAGAACTTAGGTGGGTTCTTCGGCGGTAGAAGAGGGAAGCCAAGTAGTCGTGCTGGTCGAACAGATGGTGGAGGAGGCGCGGTGGAGGACGGTGGCCAACTAATCACCGGAGATTTGGAGAGATAGAGAGGGAGGGGGGAGAACAGCAGATGAGATGAAACGAGGGGGAAAAAGAGAAAGTGAGAGATAGATTGATTCTAACGGCGTTTGGGTCTGTTAAAAGGCAGGGGAaaattggttcgattttgccacgttgaggtagtaaatagcgcttaccctgactatagggtcatgtacgcgatagggacgccatcgataggggggaatttggtacttaaccctaattATTATTCTATAATATTTGAGTCTCTATTGAGACAGATAATCAATTGTtatgataaattatatttatatatttaaaatatatgcGAATAGTTAACATATATTACTATACATTTTTATTATGAGAACGAGTAGTAAAATCGTtatttatatatcaaatttgAATGTatattttgatataaaaaatgttttgcttattataactataaatcTAACTAAAGTAATTATCTGTCGAATTTCGACGAATTACGTATTAgtaatatgtatatacataatgcCTCTCAATTTTAAATCATctgatagattttttttaaattactttttttttattaattatataatttattgacTATTTGCCTCTACTACATATTTTTTGAAGTGACAAGATTTATTAAATCTATTTCAGTTATACACTATAAATTTAGTAAATAACTTATcctttaaaaatctttaaaaCATCAACAAATATGGGTGTCACTTTCAATTTTCGTGTTATGTTATAGGCCAAAATAGTTTTATTTggtctattattttaattttaattgaattatctttttttaatcaaatcatTTGTTAATTTAATAAGGTCTATTCATCTAGAATTTACATAAAGAAAAAAATCTTCTATTATTGgtagaatattttaaaaacaaatttcaatctcttaatttttattaaggctaattatgtaaaatattaattatattaaaataaattaattacaatttttttagctGTATTACAAATTGACATAATTACCCCAATTATCAtattatgttaatttatcaCTATTATAATAGTAACTGAAATCGGTTGCTCCACTAAAAAGTAGAATTCCTCATCTTTCCTTACGAATTTAGGACGAAATctaattgttaggtcctgagggtctcgaataggtgtatggggggggaatacacctataggctatttttgcacaatctactgacctcaatcagagggatctcagtcagagatcaaaacgaaactttgcatgcaaacaaggactcctgttttactgaaatcagttttgaccaacagggttgacgactgatactgaaagctcttcagtaatgagttatcagttaagttgctggaacttaactgatgcaagtaagggcttcagtcgtgtttgctaagacagagatgatatcactcttcctgactatcagaggatagttcagtcagatcgatatcatacgcagcgaaaattaaactttgtttcgtaatagcctcggtggagcaggttgttggtttaaggtttctctttgctgttagtcagtgttcagttttatcaaatgaaatagcacaaataagaatgtaaaactgaaagctgtaaacaacacagagacttttacgtggttcggaaaaaccctttcctacatccacggttggttgatcagaccaacaatccactccgcaagtgcttcactggtgcactgcaaaccgtacacgtgtgcttgcctggtgcacacaaccgtgaactgaagaaaaacccttcttcagcacccacactacctcgcgtaggatttccctgctaagcacacctcgtgctcagacttttcactcagagttcagagtaccttcctgaactccgaaccactcaaacactcttatggggaggaggtttgaacgagtgccaactatacttacaaagaacaagttctttgaagcaagtttgacctttggcttctgggtaaacagatatatgcctagggtctaagagaatgtatgtaatcagcagtgactgattttggctttggaattctcttcttcgattcaagctttggggcggttaagctttagactgagtagcaattttggcagagcttcagcttatgtcgttgaatctgtgaaggttgaagtgatcctcgagcgctatttgtaggagaactcttgaatagatccattggcgtaaatcgtcctcaagatttcttccgttggagagcaattcgaatttgggctgaggcttcaatcttcgaggttccttgtctgtgtggaaacggctctctttgatggacatgagatgtgacgtctctgaaaagtaaccaccagataggaatgacctctgcagagataagatattctgagatctctgcatttaatgcggctgtacttgtgcgtacgtggcttcctctgaacgttggaagatcagtcataggaggaatgttcaactgatacttgactttagtatcagtcctttgcgcgcattaaataatcagtcttcaactgattcttcaactgatacttcagttggtatctgcagtcttcagtcttcagtcttcgttcttcagtcttcagtcttcgacaccgcaactaaactagaaacgaactctaacacttgagttcaaaaacgattctagtctattacatatgagtcctataaattttggtatcatcaaaacaagggttcggatattccacaaggttcccaacaatttccccctttttgatgatgccaaaaccacacagcagttctagacagcaaaaagtctgaactcacagtacaagttctaaacatggggtgaaaacagttcccccttaacagtagaacctaaaaacttgtacttagagtaagaacagaaacagttctaaaacagaacaggaagacgacagaaaaaccataatcagagcctggacaaagagtcattatcttcaggttgagatcaataagaagttcatttcattaataaagactgataagccatcagtcgaggtacagagcaagacttacattggactaaaaagaaaaacaaaaacaacatgggaaacccatggactccagcagtctgcttggctgcgccttgaacttcttgatcttcatcttctgtcttcgtgtcttcatgttcctaagcttgttccactctcacttgtgttccgttgaattgaggttcTCCTCCTCTTGGcgaatcttcctcatgatcatcagATGAAATaggatgatcattttgcttgatcgtcttcagtcttttgagaataagtctcttaagaatttcccccttttttggcaacatcaaaaaggtgggattttgactgaaggatgaagctaagaccactgcgtggaaacagaatcgcagaatggtccagagaaagatgctgagggtCAGAGGTAAATGGAGAACGCGAAgggtttagaaaagaaaaaaaaaagagtgagtGGAGGAGGGATGAAGGAGACGGAGAACTGGGTGGGATCAGGTTTGCATGGCTCTCGAGACTGGGAAGAAGAGAGCAGccatcatgcaaaccaaaggaggttgaggagagggttgatggtgaagagaaagaagcaCACGAGGAGAACTGTGTGGAAGaggaaaatcgaatcagtggctatcgtgaggatagacactgtcgatgttgcaccggttgacaacgagctcttgctcattgttgttgcttggCATCGAAGCTTCACAGTAGGCAAGAGGCCTTTttgtgaagacgatgaagtctgtgTTATTTCAGACAGATACTTCAAGccgatgcaccgggcatgaggatagaagacactcgcttcgctggatacaagtgagggtagagcaaactttgacgccggagagacgttgagatccagtggaagggtccggtgaagaccaggtgtGTGAGCgacattcttccactccatgactttgcagtcatagatttctcctttagtcggaacactttttctctgcaactttcggaaagattgaaaatttttctcacagtaaaggctgtggagagatgttagttgatgcagaaaaatcgtgaagacaacatggtataaatagacaggatgtgaaccatgtaagaagatgaaaaggtttttcgaaaacaatgcctaaaatgcaattgaagagaaaattcgcgtccgccgtcactgcgagggactgcatcttcaaaaagttgaaaggcatcattacattctgtcatgtcaatgagcttttcaagaaattttattgcagaggcaaaaaggttggaaagatttttggcaaaaagatcaggacaagttcaatcaaaacagattttccctttataaaaatcttgtccttctcggatattccattttccaacacttccaacaatcagttaaagttattgaaagaaactgatcagttagagaaaagattttgaactaaaaactttaaagctcttaactgaaataactgatttaaaaagtaagcatttcaaatacttactgatcaactgaacatcgtagtcagttgataccacttgatcctggttgttttcatcaggatgacttcttcttcagatgagcattcagacttcattgctttccacgttgGCGATCGTTgaatcagcagttggttgaccaccagtcagcatgactgtttgagaagatcttcaaacacagcatcactcttcagggttgatgaggccgatctttgcacatagatcattgaacctctcttctggaagagccttggtcagcaggtccgctctctgaatagcagtgggaatccattccacagagacattcttcttttcgacatgatcacgaatgaagtgatgtcgaatttcaatatgctttactctggtgtggtgaactggattctgggagattgcaatagcactggagctgtcgcaatagataggaacttccttttcgtcgatcccatagtcctttagttgatggactaaccacaggatttgtgagcagcagcttccgacagcaacatattcagcttcagttgtagaggtggcgactgaagtctgcttgtttaaaaaccaagaaatgagcttgttgcctaggaattgacatgttccggaggttgatttgcgatcaagcttgcatccaccgaagtctgaatctgaatatccggtgagcttgatgtcgtcgtctgctggataccacaatcctaaattgggcgtgcctttgagatatctcagaatccgctttgctgcatccaaatgagcttccttaggatttgattgatatcttgcacataccccgactgcaaatgcgatatctggtctgctcgcagtcaagtatagcaaagatccaatgaattctctgtacttcttcgaagagacagagtttccttctgaacctggatcaactttccagtttgtgttcattgggatcttg comes from Salvia miltiorrhiza cultivar Shanhuang (shh) chromosome 3, IMPLAD_Smil_shh, whole genome shotgun sequence and encodes:
- the LOC131018930 gene encoding uncharacterized protein LOC131018930: MNEKIFLEIAEKIYTKIRFNSKKKASDPSKLASDLLVGGGYNEELADEWGEKREREWSGFQGGVDGGFAADEDSTAVIAVGGGCGGSERGGGGAGAGENLGGFFGGRRGKPSSRAGRTDGGGGAVEDGGQLITGDLER